The sequence CCGGAACCGTTTGATAGCCCTCATGTCTGCTATTGTCTTGGAGGATGTATGGCTTAACCAGAACCGTTTGTTAGCTCTTTATAAAATTGAAGTTTTACCCACTTGCAATGCCTTAACCTGACAAAccattttgttttattttaactaGCACCCTGGGACTACAATTGTCACCGACAGTGTGACATCAGATGGATTAACTACATTCATTGAAAAGAAGCTGGGTAAGATAAGTGTTAACTaatgtttttgtgttttttctaTCACTATACTTACAGTTACCGCCAAACTATATTGCCAGGTGGAAGGCACCATAGATTCAAAAGAGGCTACAAAAATGTGATTGATGAAGCTATTCGTTTGGTAATGCTCATTTAATAATAAGTTGAAATATAGACTTTAGGAACTGTTTGTGCTAATAGTCTGAATTTGAGACTGTTAGGCGAATCATAATTCCAGCAGCATGTGACTTCTCGGGGAAAACGACTAATGCATTTTGCAGCTTTATATTTGTAGACTTTAGATCATCTGGCTACATGTCGGATTAAGTAATTCTGTTGTGAGAATTATAGGTCGAGAAGAAGAAGGTATTGCCAGCTTAAAGAACTCCCCTCGGGCTTAAGTATGGAAACATGAGATTTCAGAAAAGTTGTTATTTTCACTTACAGGAGCCACTTCCAACTGCTGATAACTTTAGATTTGTTAATAACCGTCAATCATTCTTCAATCCTGATATGTAAAAAGCTGTATCGGTTGAATAATTACAGAATTCCGTGGGAGAGGAGTCACATTTAGCTATTGAAACCAGTGGCCATGGAGCACTCAAGGAGAATCATTGGCTTGATGATGGAGCATATCTCATGGTAGTCCTCTTTTCTTTAACCTTAATCAGTACTAGATTTTCTCTTTGTTCTTTTCGTCTCATCATTTTGAACCTATACACTCGAAAATTTCAACAATGGTCACCCCTTTGCTTATATGCTTAAAATTACTTGTAGGTCAAACTCTTAAATAAACTCGCATCAGCCAAGGCTTCTGGAGTAGGTAAAGGCAGCAAGGTTCTGACAGACATGGTGGATGGCCTACAGGAACCAGCTTTTTCTATTGAACTAAGACTTAAAATTAACCAAGACCATGAAGATCTTAAAGGAGGGTGAGCTATTCTAAACCTTGCAGATTTATACTGTAATTGGATTTCACAGCATACTAATTTAGTTGCTACTTTTAGATCATTCCGTGCGTATGGAGAGGCTGTGCTAAAAAATTTGGAGAACATCATTGATTCAGATCCAAAACTTCAGAAAGCCCCTGTTAACTATGAAGGAGTAAGTTGTAACCAGTGTTTTGACAAAAAACTCAAGTTGGAAGCTCCGATTTCACAATTAACCTTTTATGCAACATGTTGGGATATTTTACTTTAGGGTTAATCATGTTTTGTGCCCcaactttcattttctattGAAATAACCCCAACTTCAGCGTATCCAGGAAATGTCCCAAAGTTTTGTTTTCTATTCAAAACTCCCAAAATTTTGGTGTTTTCCAAAAAATGTTCCGCTATACAAAATCAAGCGCCGGAATAATGAGTCACCTTGCCGAATTCTTGTAGTTGAGGACATTTTCTttaaaatgctgaaagttcgggatttttgaatagaaaataaaattttggaacGGTTTttagaaaatgctgaaagttgaggacataaaacataatttacCCTTTACTTCATCTATGTCACTCAATGCTCATTTTAAATGCTCAAAATATCAGTAGTTATATGTGGTTATGTCAATATCATAAGTCCCTTCATATGAGGTGCATTGAAATCTTGTTAGCATGTCCTTGGAAGCATTTTCTTCCATCTAATTCATGATCTGACTCATTATTATCCTTATAAATAGGTGAGGGTTTCCGGCTATGGTGGATGGTTCCTTTTGAGACTCTCACTTCATGACCCTGTTCTGCCCCTTAATATTGAGGTGATTATTAGTTTAACATTCGATAAAGCATTATATCATACTTTGCATAAAACGGATTGTTCGTGCGGATTCTGCAGGCACCAAGCAAGGAGGACGCCATCAAGCTTGGTCTAGTTGTTCATTCTTCTGTGAGAGAGTTTACAGCTCTTGATACATCCGCGTTGAACAAATTCATCCAAATGTAGTCGATGGTGAACAACATCAAGATCAGTGCATTCCCAAGAATCCCAACTGCAACAATCGGCCACTGTGGCTTCTTCGACATGCCAAACGGTGTTTTTGAAACCGATTGCCTCGTTTCTCCCGAGTGCTGTAATCTTCGTTGCAATGTAATAATAGATTTTCACTATCTTCAGGCCATACAGATAAAACACTGGATCGAAATGAATAACAGATGAAATAAAGATGTTCATGTTCTTAATTTCATAGAATGATGAGAAACAACTTGCTATAGCCTTGATATTGAtctttattttaatgttttatgACGAAAATATCACAAAATTCTAATGTTTGATTTGTAAAGTGAATGGAAAAACTCAATGCTTTCATAATTGTATGACAATCTAATTGAGTCACAAAACAATATCACATCCAGAAATAATTACATTAGCGTATCAGCAACGTGTTCAATTATCTACATGTTGAAATTATGTCATCTACTCAGCAGTTACAGGTAACAGGCATCATTTTCCAGCATTTTTCTGCCTCCTACATTACCTGAACTGTTTGTGGAATTGAGGAGCTTCATCATGAAGTTGAACTGCATCTCCGGTGACGTCCTCGGCTCCGGCCAGTTCGCTCCGGCTGGCACATCGATGCATCTGAAGCCTCTGCTTGTGTAGAGCTTCGTAGCTCCAGGGTTGTTAAGGTCAGAATGCAACGCGATGGCACGGCATCCCCAAGATTTAGCCTTTGCCTCCGCTTTAGCAACCAAGGTCTTCGCTATTCCCTTTCTCCGAAATCTTTCTCGGACAGCAACATTCGATATGTACGCAATTCCTGTCCTGACCGTGATCACAAACACACGTACCGCGCCTCAGATGTAGTTGGTGGAATTCGAATTCAAGACATAATGCCAACGAGCGTACCTTCTTTGTCGATGAGGCCCTTTTCGTGGAAGAAAATCTGCTACCGTATCCACTGTCAAGATCCCAGCTACATACCCTTTGCTTAGACTGAGTTTTCCATCAAAACTTGCAATCCTGAGATCATCACTCCCTAAGAAAGAAGTTCCGGTTACAGCAACTAGGCAAGTTCTTCGGCAGCCCTTTGGTAGCGAGAATCCAAAGAGCATCGCGATTAGCCTGTCAATTCTCATTACAAAATCTAGAGGGAAAATGAATTCTGGGAAGAAAGAGCTGCAGTGCGTCTCAGCGACTTCCCAGCAGTCCTCTATCCTCGCCTCACGAACGAGGATCTCGGGAGAGACTGTGGGGAATAATTCAGCCACTTGACTGGCTCTACAAGAACCTATGATATTAAATAACATGGTAAGAATATGCAGAAACACAATGTATGATGATGAAACTTAAGCTTATGCCAACAGTCACAGAATTCCAAACTCCAGAATACCAAAATAATTATCTCATTAGATCTTACAAAATATTTGGTTGCATACCATTTGTTCACATCTATCGACATCATCATAGGATGGACACAAAGTCAATGCGACGTCGCTTTCTTGTGTATTGATCAAATAAAAGATGATATGAATGTCACTCTGATTACCAAGAATAATCAAGGGACATTATGATTATCATGGTAACACAAATCATCTCTTTCAATTTTTCTCACCCGAACTACTACTACAACCAAGAGACATTCACATTGTGGGGGGAGTCATACCTAAGCACAATCCAAACTTTAGGGAGAACAAAGAATCTTTTGGAGAGTACAAATGGTAACAATCCTAATCCCGGAAATTCTGATATTCTTCCTCAATTTGCAGATAATGAGTTTCATGTCCATTCAAGAAAGACAATAATGCTATACTCTGGACCTAGACTACGAACTATATCTGAATCTAAGTTCACTTAGGTAAGGAAAGTTTTGAGTGTTCACAACAATATACCTGTTAATGATGACATGGACCTTCCTATAGCTCTAGGAAAGGGTGTTAGATCTTGCATTCCAAGTTTAAATACGACGAGTGCCTTGAACAATTCAAGAAGTCCTCCTAAATTGAGAATACTCATGAATGAGGGAATTTGGAGCTTTGGAAAAGAATGGGACAAGGGAGACCTCTAATATTCCTAATGGAAAGAAACCAGTTGGATGTAAATGGGTTTTCACAATTAACCGTAGGCTGAATAAGCTCAACGGAAGGCTAATGGAAGTATTGATAATCTCAAAGCTTGCCTTGCAGCTGGGATTTTAGTCAATCCTATGGCACAGACTATGGGAGACATTCACTCTAGTTGCCAAACTCAACATTATCAATGTTCTAATCTCCCTTGCAACCAACAATGATTGGCCATTGCATCAATTGCATATCAAGAATGCTTATTGTAGATGGTGATTTAGAAAAACAGACGTAAATGGAGATTCCACTAAACTTAGAAACTTCCATCAACTTCAACGTCATCTACAATTTCAAGAAATCCTTGTATGGTTCTTAACAATGCCGAACAAATTCTGCAAATGCACTAATATAGTATGATATACCCATGCCAGATTGATCACACCTTGTATATAAAGTTCCCTCATGAAAGGAAAACCGAATCCCTAATAGTGCATGTCGATACCTTCAAACTAACTAGCAAGAAAGAACCAAATTAAACTAGAATTGAAGTAAAAAGCCTCAATTAAGAGTGAGGTTCTTCAAGCCTTCAACAATGGTACACATACACCCCATGCTAGCATCATACGAGCAACAAGAACAGTTGAGAGCATATGAGCAGATGTGGATAACTTAATAACATAAAAAGGGTCACCTTCAAATATCCATGAATCTCTAGTCCACTCACTGTCCATGGTCACGCACCATCTTTGCCTTAAATTGTGAGATATTCTTGCTCTAAGTTTCACTACTGTTTATCAGTGTGTGACAGTGAGTTGCTTCGACTAGGACAAGGTCAACACTAAAAGACAATCTTGGTTACTATCAGACATCAACCTTATACACCTGATTGGCTCAAGTCTCTTCAAATTATAGCATCATCAATCACACGAAAATGGAACATGAAAACGGAAAATTATGTTCGTAATCGTACCTGATAAGAGctgaggtggagaagagaatcCAGATTTGGGAATCTGGCAATGAGACAAATTGGGAATACAAGAAAAAGGTTGATGCTTGAGATTCTTGATTTGGGCAGTGGCACTGAGATTAAGGATGCCCCCTCCTAAACAAATCGtctgcatctctctctctctctctctcactagaTGGAGATGGAGACAAGGATGCAGAGAGAAGAAAAGGTATAAAAAATTCTACCTTTTCTTACTTCTAGGACTCCCAAAATTTCAGGGATCTAagatgctctctctctctttctcttacGAAACCATGGGAAATAGGGTAGGTTGTAAACAGATTTTTGGTGAAGTCTGTTTTTGTAGTTAAAGAAATGAAAGGAAAGACGAGCAAACAGACAACTGAGAATGAGCTCACGTAAGTTTGAATCTGACGTCTTGTTTTTACTACTATCTTATTACAATCAAATACTACATCCGTAACAAATTTTACCGTTCCAAAGCTTATTCAACAATAAATATTCATTGCCATCAAAATCAAAAATAGTATTTTTCAGGAGTCTAAAtctaataaatttcattaatttcattaatttgtAGCTGAGAAATTGGGGAATCTAACTAAATTTTCAGAGAGAGAAGAACAATGAAGCATGTACTACGTAATGTCTAATACATAAGTTCAACTTTCATTGATTTTCACTTTCTAATTTGTATTGGAATAAAATATGCTATATTCTTTTTTACCAAAAACAACCCTCAAATAAAAGTGAAGAGCGGCCACCCCTATGTTTGGTTCAATTGTGGATAATCATTTGTGGAcgtaattataaaataaatattacataCAAATTGATGACTCAATTCACCTCTCCCAACCTTTGTTTTTGGAAGATTTATTcaatattaagttattgatagTTAAAATATTTCTTGGCTGACACACCTAAATTTGAAGAATCCTCTTACTATTAtataatttgatatattaaattattgataatttgagttatttattttatgttctttttttattgttaagaaattaaataaaaaatattattttgccaaTCAATTGGAATGAATGTATCTCATTTGAATTTACTTAACGCATCAATCTTGTTTGTCAAATTTTATCCAAACAAAAAATCCAATTTTTAATCATCGTGGAAAAGTAATCCAAAAgaaattactattattattatggtgTGTAAAAGTGAAAAGGATAGCGTAGTTAAGCTCACTAGTCACTACTAAGGGAGTATATGATTTTTAAATATACTCCAAACAtcgattaaaaaaaatctaaacatATCTCTTGCCTTCAAAGACATCCTCTCTGAATTGTCTAAAAAAAAGTAAtccttttttcttcaaaaaaaaaaggtcaTCCGCTCtgtattaatttatgtattaaaaaatacatcattttacaattaattattccgataatattttttagaaaataaattattccaaTAAAACATATATCGAGACTTGTATATTTTTACCCAAAATATTTGAGAAGGGAAGGCCTAGGCTTTgatgaaaagaaagaatgtCAGGCATGAACCGATCTGCAATCGCTCCATCCAAGTATGCCCTTCCCCCTAAAGAGCTCCTCGACGATCTCTGCAGGTGCACACTGGGATTTCTTGGAATTTTTCAATTTACATTTCTCTTTTATTGGGTGAATTGAGATTTGGTGGACAAGTTTCAAATTTTCTCAATCTTCCATTTCTTGTTTCTTCCCTTCTCCGCTTTTCGCTGTTCGGCCGGATTAGCACTAGTTTTCTGTTTATTAAAAGTCTCTATCAAATGATATATTAAATTGCAAACTGAAAGTATGTGTTGGTGTGTGTTATGTGCTTGATTGTGGTATAAATTTAGGCTATTTCAGTAAAGAATGTTGCTTTTGCCTTACTGCAATTGCAATTACTAAGGAATGCATGTAGCATTTTTATCGAATTTTTTCTTGATGTATAGTGTTGAATGATTATAAGTTTACATTGTTGAATCCTGAGTGGTTGATATGTGGTTGATACATGATGCATCATGATTGATACATTTGTTGTGAAACAATCTTGAAGTTAAATATCTTTCCCATAGCCACAAAATATTAAGTTATATCTTGTAGTTCGTATATAGGTTTTACTTGTATATAGTTTCATTTTGTTAACTGCTATCCTATTCATTTCACAGTCGTTTTGTTCTAAATGTGCCTAAGGAAGACCAGCAGTCGTTCGAGAGGATTTTGTTTCTCGTGGAGTATGCACATTGGTTTTATGAAGATAACTCGGTTGAAAAGAATCCATCTCTGAAGTCGTTAACCTTG comes from Salvia miltiorrhiza cultivar Shanhuang (shh) chromosome 3, IMPLAD_Smil_shh, whole genome shotgun sequence and encodes:
- the LOC131014857 gene encoding GCN5-related N-acetyltransferase 4, chloroplastic-like; the protein is MQTICLGGGILNLSATAQIKNLKHQPFSCIPNLSHCQIPKSGFSSPPQLLSGSCRASQVAELFPTVSPEILVREARIEDCWEVAETHCSSFFPEFIFPLDFVMRIDRLIAMLFGFSLPKGCRRTCLVAVTGTSFLGSDDLRIASFDGKLSLSKGYVAGILTVDTVADFLPRKGPHRQRRTGIAYISNVAVRERFRRKGIAKTLVAKAEAKAKSWGCRAIALHSDLNNPGATKLYTSRGFRCIDVPAGANWPEPRTSPEMQFNFMMKLLNSTNSSGNVGGRKMLENDACYL